A single genomic interval of uncultured Sunxiuqinia sp. harbors:
- the trmD gene encoding tRNA (guanosine(37)-N1)-methyltransferase TrmD, giving the protein MRIDILTVVPELLESPFNHSIIKRGRDKGMVEIYVHNIRDFSTDKHKKTDDYAFSGGAGMVMTIQPIEAAIEYLKSQREYDEIIYTSPDGEQFTQGIANQLSLKNNIMILCGHYKGVDQRIRDHFITREISIGDYVLTGGELAAAVMTDSIVRLIPGVISDETSALTDSFQDNLLSPPVYTRPADYKGLKVPEVLLSGNDKKINDWKEKQAYERTKKLRPDLLDEKN; this is encoded by the coding sequence ATGCGCATTGATATTTTAACAGTTGTTCCTGAATTATTGGAAAGTCCGTTTAATCACTCTATCATCAAAAGAGGCCGAGACAAAGGGATGGTAGAAATTTATGTGCACAACATTCGTGACTTCTCAACCGATAAACATAAAAAAACTGACGACTACGCTTTCAGTGGCGGTGCTGGCATGGTAATGACCATTCAACCCATTGAAGCTGCGATTGAATATTTAAAATCTCAACGAGAGTACGATGAGATTATTTATACGAGCCCTGATGGAGAGCAATTTACACAAGGAATCGCGAATCAACTGTCACTTAAAAATAACATCATGATTCTTTGTGGGCACTACAAAGGAGTTGACCAGCGTATTCGCGATCATTTTATTACCCGGGAAATTTCAATTGGCGATTATGTGCTCACCGGAGGCGAACTGGCTGCTGCTGTTATGACGGATAGCATCGTGCGCTTAATTCCGGGGGTTATTTCGGATGAAACCTCTGCCCTAACCGACTCATTTCAGGATAATCTACTCAGCCCTCCGGTTTATACCCGACCGGCAGATTATAAGGGACTAAAAGTTCCTGAGGTGCTTTTAAGTGGCAATGACAAGAAGATAAACGATTGGAAAGAGAAACAAGCTTACGAGCGCACCAAAAAACTACGTCCGGACTTACTCGATGAAAAGAATTAA
- a CDS encoding Hsp20/alpha crystallin family protein: MKLVNVNRPAYYNNPVDVLLKDFFNPKTATDRYEKEELKYTPSTNVFETDTDIALELLVPGYSKDEIKLSVENNMLLIDSQEIEPKADEKEAEELRYSRIEFEKKNFEKKFRLSEKLNQDQIKAEVNNGVLRITIAKKEEAVPVKRQIEIG; this comes from the coding sequence ATGAAACTTGTAAATGTTAATCGTCCGGCTTATTACAACAATCCAGTTGATGTACTGTTAAAAGACTTTTTCAACCCTAAAACAGCAACTGATCGTTACGAAAAAGAAGAGTTGAAATATACTCCCTCAACTAATGTTTTTGAGACCGATACTGATATCGCGCTGGAGCTTTTAGTTCCTGGTTATTCAAAAGATGAGATTAAACTATCGGTCGAGAATAATATGTTGTTGATCGATAGCCAAGAGATTGAGCCAAAAGCTGACGAAAAAGAAGCTGAAGAATTAAGGTATTCTCGTATTGAGTTTGAAAAGAAGAATTTTGAGAAGAAATTTAGACTTTCTGAAAAACTCAATCAAGACCAAATTAAAGCTGAAGTGAACAACGGAGTGCTTCGGATTACAATTGCGAAGAAAGAAGAAGCGGTTCCTGTAAAACGCCAAATTGAAATCGGATAA
- a CDS encoding DUF349 domain-containing protein produces MKPEDLKNSNDELKATSDNSEAANTPEKTPETKTEQSQPSEKKADTDDTKEESSVAEEKASEEKTEAKESDKKKKSLAEKLDQTVSNKEYQVEETEKAESSTEDEVVQPKEDVNSLEKITPEIKEESIVDEKEAPKLVAKEVEEKEDVISTEEVTPEVKEEPVADKKEETVSSEEKETPEVKEEEPADSDKEHKGVQKVEVTFEEQNEKVAEKSEDKPSRESVDYTSLNEVELINTLRDLLENHAEENIKADVDSIKVNFYKQHRAVADEEKKKFIEEGGVEDDFEPSNALYEEDLRNLMKEFRIIRSKQHRELEDEKEENLHRKYEIIDEIKNLVNRKESINKTFHEFRELQQEWREIGLVPQSKLKDLWENYHHHVENFYDYIKINRELRDLDLKKNLEAKIILCEKAEELVVEPSVIKAFNILQKYHEQWREIGPVPREKKEDLWERFKAATSKINKKHQAYFEDRKQDQKKNLEAKTALCEKAEEIANLKILNHKDWDKKSRELIELQKVWRTIGFAPKRDNNRIYERFRSACDKFFDAKREFYAQNKELQMNNMQMKTDLCVQAESLKDSTDWRKTTEEFIHIQKKWKEIGPVPRKHSDAIWKRFRAACDFFFDNKSKHFNHVDEEQVENLKLKKDLVAEVEAYKLTKEEDDDLAVIREFQRRWTNIGHVPFKDKDVVQDEFRDAINKHFDSLKIDDHKRNLLKFKTKMSNISGTTRGNNKMRYERDKYVSKLKQMESDLILLNNNIGFFANTKNAESLIEDVNKKIADTQEKIEFLKEKIRIIDSMEDED; encoded by the coding sequence ATGAAACCCGAAGACCTGAAAAACTCAAATGATGAGTTAAAAGCAACATCCGATAATTCGGAAGCTGCTAATACGCCTGAAAAGACCCCGGAGACCAAAACTGAACAGTCGCAACCATCAGAGAAAAAAGCTGATACTGATGACACGAAAGAGGAGTCTTCCGTTGCTGAAGAAAAAGCTTCTGAAGAAAAAACTGAAGCTAAGGAAAGTGATAAAAAGAAAAAATCTCTGGCTGAAAAGCTAGATCAAACTGTCTCAAATAAAGAGTATCAGGTTGAAGAAACGGAGAAGGCGGAGTCCTCTACAGAGGATGAAGTCGTTCAGCCAAAAGAGGATGTTAATTCCTTAGAAAAGATAACTCCAGAAATTAAAGAGGAATCAATCGTTGACGAAAAAGAAGCTCCCAAACTTGTCGCAAAGGAAGTTGAAGAAAAAGAAGATGTTATTTCAACGGAAGAGGTAACTCCTGAAGTTAAAGAGGAACCAGTTGCTGATAAAAAAGAAGAAACTGTCTCTTCTGAAGAAAAAGAAACTCCGGAGGTTAAAGAAGAAGAGCCAGCCGACAGCGACAAAGAGCATAAGGGAGTTCAAAAAGTAGAAGTAACTTTTGAAGAACAAAATGAAAAGGTTGCTGAAAAATCAGAAGATAAACCATCTCGGGAATCGGTTGATTATACCTCTCTTAATGAAGTTGAACTGATTAATACCCTTCGTGATTTACTGGAAAATCATGCAGAGGAGAATATCAAAGCTGATGTGGATAGCATTAAAGTTAACTTTTATAAACAACACCGTGCAGTTGCTGACGAAGAGAAAAAGAAATTTATCGAAGAAGGGGGTGTTGAAGATGATTTTGAGCCATCAAATGCACTTTATGAAGAGGACTTAAGGAATTTGATGAAAGAATTCCGTATCATTCGGAGCAAGCAACATCGGGAGTTGGAGGATGAAAAAGAGGAAAACCTTCATCGTAAATATGAAATTATAGACGAAATAAAGAACCTTGTCAATCGCAAGGAGTCTATCAATAAAACTTTTCATGAATTTAGAGAATTGCAACAGGAATGGCGTGAGATTGGTTTAGTGCCGCAGTCAAAGTTAAAAGACTTGTGGGAAAACTACCATCATCATGTTGAAAATTTCTACGATTACATTAAGATCAACCGCGAACTGCGTGATTTGGATCTGAAAAAGAATCTGGAAGCCAAAATTATTCTTTGCGAAAAAGCTGAAGAGTTGGTGGTGGAACCTTCTGTGATTAAGGCTTTCAATATTTTGCAAAAATATCATGAGCAATGGCGTGAGATTGGTCCCGTTCCGAGGGAGAAAAAAGAAGACTTGTGGGAGCGTTTCAAAGCTGCTACTTCAAAAATAAACAAAAAACACCAAGCGTATTTCGAAGATCGTAAACAGGATCAAAAGAAAAATCTGGAAGCCAAAACTGCACTTTGCGAAAAAGCAGAGGAAATTGCCAATCTGAAAATTTTGAACCACAAAGACTGGGATAAAAAATCCAGAGAGCTGATTGAATTACAGAAGGTTTGGAGAACTATTGGTTTCGCACCCAAAAGAGACAATAACCGAATTTACGAGCGCTTTCGCAGTGCTTGCGACAAGTTTTTTGATGCTAAACGCGAGTTTTATGCCCAAAACAAAGAGTTGCAAATGAACAACATGCAAATGAAGACGGATTTGTGTGTGCAGGCTGAATCATTGAAAGACAGCACTGATTGGCGTAAAACAACCGAAGAATTTATTCATATTCAGAAAAAATGGAAAGAAATTGGTCCGGTTCCACGCAAACATTCTGATGCTATCTGGAAACGTTTTCGAGCTGCCTGCGATTTCTTTTTCGATAATAAATCCAAACATTTTAATCATGTTGATGAAGAGCAGGTTGAAAATCTGAAACTGAAGAAAGATTTAGTAGCAGAAGTTGAAGCTTATAAACTGACGAAGGAAGAAGATGATGATTTAGCTGTCATTAGAGAGTTTCAACGTCGCTGGACGAATATTGGACATGTGCCATTCAAGGATAAAGATGTTGTTCAAGATGAATTTAGAGATGCGATTAATAAGCATTTCGATAGCCTGAAAATTGATGACCACAAACGTAATTTGTTGAAATTTAAGACAAAAATGTCTAACATTTCGGGAACAACGCGCGGCAATAATAAAATGCGTTACGAGCGAGATAAGTACGTAAGCAAACTAAAACAAATGGAAAGTGACTTAATCTTGCTCAATAACAACATTGGATTTTTTGCCAATACTAAAAATGCAGAGTCGCTTATTGAAGATGTAAATAAGAAGATCGCCGATACACAGGAAAAAATAGAATTTTTAAAAGAGAAGATACGAATTATCGACTCGATGGAAGATGAAGATTAA
- a CDS encoding CTP synthase yields MSATKYIFVTGGVTSSLGKGILASSLAKLLQARGYSVTIQKLDPYINVDPGTLNPYEHGECFVTDDGAETDLDLGHYERFLNVPTSQANNVTTGRIYQSVINKERRGDYLGKTVQIIPHITDEIKRKIKFLGNKRNYDIVVTEIGGTVGDIESLPYIEAVRQLKWELGSNALVIHLTLVPFLAASGELKTKPTQHSVKALLENGVQPDVLVLRTEHDLGIGIRKKVALFCNVDIDAVVQSIDVPTIYEVPNKMLEEKLDLTVLKKLKLHSKNEPDLKEWNEFLRKHKNPEQEVEIGLVGKYVELQDAYKSIAEALVHAGASNRAKVKLRWIHSEELTPANVEEQLKGLDGVIIAPGFGHRGIEGKIKATQYVRENNIPFLGICLGMQIAVIEYARNVLGMTAADSTEMNDKTTARVIDLMEDQKGITEKGGTMRLGAYDCHIVNKRSNFYKAYGKTEIRERHRHRYEFNNDYLEAFKQSDMKPVGVNPDTELVEVMEIKNHKWFIGVQFHPEYSSTVLKPHPLFVAFIKATLKK; encoded by the coding sequence TTGTCAGCAACGAAGTACATCTTTGTCACCGGAGGTGTGACCTCCTCATTAGGAAAAGGAATCTTAGCCAGCTCATTGGCTAAATTATTGCAAGCCAGAGGTTACTCGGTTACCATTCAAAAGTTAGACCCCTACATTAATGTTGATCCCGGAACTCTGAACCCGTACGAACATGGTGAGTGTTTTGTGACGGACGATGGTGCTGAAACAGATTTGGATTTAGGCCATTATGAGCGTTTCTTGAACGTTCCTACCTCACAAGCCAATAATGTAACCACCGGAAGAATTTATCAATCGGTTATCAATAAAGAGCGTCGTGGTGATTATCTGGGAAAAACCGTTCAGATCATTCCTCACATTACTGATGAAATTAAGCGTAAAATAAAATTCCTAGGAAACAAGCGCAACTACGACATCGTTGTTACTGAGATTGGTGGAACTGTTGGCGATATTGAGTCGCTGCCATATATTGAAGCAGTGCGCCAGTTGAAGTGGGAGCTTGGATCGAATGCATTGGTAATTCACTTAACACTGGTGCCATTTTTGGCGGCCTCAGGTGAGTTGAAAACCAAACCTACACAGCACTCGGTAAAAGCCCTTTTGGAAAATGGAGTTCAGCCTGATGTTTTGGTATTGCGTACTGAGCATGACCTTGGAATTGGTATTCGAAAGAAAGTAGCATTATTTTGCAACGTCGATATTGATGCTGTTGTGCAATCTATAGATGTTCCAACAATCTACGAGGTGCCAAATAAAATGTTGGAAGAAAAACTTGATTTGACTGTTCTTAAGAAGTTAAAGCTTCATTCGAAAAATGAACCAGATTTAAAAGAGTGGAATGAGTTTTTGCGAAAACATAAAAATCCGGAGCAGGAAGTTGAAATTGGTTTGGTTGGAAAATATGTTGAATTGCAAGATGCTTACAAATCAATTGCTGAAGCTTTGGTACATGCTGGCGCATCTAACCGGGCTAAGGTTAAATTGCGCTGGATTCACTCAGAAGAATTAACTCCGGCAAACGTTGAAGAGCAATTAAAAGGTTTGGATGGAGTCATTATTGCTCCAGGTTTCGGACATCGTGGTATTGAAGGTAAAATCAAGGCTACTCAATATGTCAGGGAAAATAACATTCCATTCCTTGGAATCTGCCTTGGGATGCAAATCGCCGTTATTGAGTATGCCCGAAATGTGTTGGGTATGACTGCTGCCGATTCAACAGAAATGAATGATAAAACAACTGCCCGGGTTATTGACCTGATGGAAGATCAAAAAGGAATTACGGAAAAAGGTGGAACAATGCGACTTGGCGCTTACGATTGCCATATTGTTAACAAACGTTCCAATTTTTATAAGGCTTATGGAAAGACAGAAATTCGTGAGCGTCATCGCCATCGGTATGAATTTAACAACGATTACCTGGAAGCCTTTAAACAATCGGATATGAAACCAGTTGGTGTTAATCCTGACACTGAACTTGTTGAAGTTATGGAGATTAAAAATCACAAATGGTTTATTGGGGTTCAATTTCACCCGGAGTACAGTAGTACCGTTTTAAAACCGCACCCCTTATTTGTTGCCTTTATCAAAGCAACTTTGAAAAAATAA
- the yidC gene encoding membrane protein insertase YidC, giving the protein MDKNTVIGIVLIFTILIGFSYLNKPSEEEIAAAKRRQDSIAQVEAARVQEAEYQAENAKVQKSSLPASENGEATDSTAVAQNVKDQFGAFADAAIGNEEFITLENNLMKIQVSTKGGKVYSVELKDYQTYDSLPLMLFEGEDNLFGLNFFAQNRSIRTDDLYFVPSVGKKDIVVSGPEVPKGKEGRESFNEENTGDSETLVMRLDVGNGRYMEYEYKMNYNSYMIGFNVKTVGFDQLVSQNANYLNFNWAFSAPRQERKSKYGEDRYTTISYKYFEDEVDKLSPGKSSEETLKTKVKWISLKQLFFNSSIIADSSFPTADIKFEYLEDDPKYIANFHTDIALPFESKPTENYNMRLYFGPNHYTTLKQYDISLERLVNLGYAIVRPVNKWLIIPVFNFLGRFIDSYGLIILLLTIFIKLIVFPFTYKSYISQAKMRALKPEIDELTEKYGKDKAMEKQQATMALYKKAGVNPMGGCLPMVLQMPILFAMFFFFPTSIELRQKSFLWANDLSSFDSIFRLPFEIPVYGDHVSLFCLLMTVTTIFSTKLNSQATSSQAMPGMQTMMYIMPLMFLFILNSYPAGLSYYYFLANLITIGQMYLFRTLIDEDKIRVQLQANKKKAGPAKKSNFQKRLEKMAKEKGMQLPK; this is encoded by the coding sequence ATGGATAAAAATACGGTCATTGGGATAGTTCTGATTTTTACCATCCTAATAGGATTTAGTTACTTGAACAAACCTTCTGAAGAAGAAATTGCAGCTGCTAAGAGGCGTCAGGATTCCATTGCTCAGGTTGAAGCAGCAAGAGTACAAGAAGCTGAATATCAAGCAGAAAATGCCAAAGTTCAAAAATCATCGCTTCCTGCTTCCGAAAATGGAGAAGCAACGGATTCAACGGCAGTCGCTCAAAATGTGAAAGATCAATTTGGTGCATTTGCTGATGCAGCTATTGGTAATGAAGAATTTATCACTCTGGAGAATAACCTGATGAAAATTCAGGTTTCAACCAAAGGTGGTAAAGTTTATTCTGTTGAATTAAAAGACTATCAAACATACGATTCTTTGCCGTTGATGTTGTTTGAAGGAGAAGATAATCTCTTCGGATTAAATTTCTTTGCTCAAAACCGGAGTATTCGTACAGATGATTTATACTTTGTCCCTTCGGTAGGTAAAAAGGATATTGTCGTTAGCGGACCCGAAGTTCCGAAAGGAAAAGAAGGACGTGAAAGCTTTAATGAAGAAAATACAGGAGATAGCGAGACCCTAGTCATGCGATTGGATGTTGGCAACGGACGTTATATGGAGTACGAGTACAAAATGAATTACAATTCCTACATGATCGGATTTAATGTGAAAACAGTTGGTTTTGATCAATTGGTGTCTCAAAATGCGAACTATTTGAATTTTAACTGGGCTTTCTCTGCTCCTCGTCAGGAAAGGAAATCGAAATATGGTGAAGATCGCTACACAACGATTTCTTATAAGTATTTCGAAGACGAAGTTGATAAACTGAGTCCTGGCAAATCATCAGAAGAAACACTGAAGACTAAGGTCAAGTGGATTAGCTTAAAGCAATTGTTTTTTAATTCATCAATTATTGCAGATTCATCTTTTCCAACTGCCGATATCAAATTTGAGTATTTGGAAGATGATCCGAAGTACATCGCAAATTTTCATACTGATATTGCTCTTCCGTTCGAAAGCAAGCCAACTGAAAACTACAACATGAGGTTGTATTTTGGCCCGAACCACTACACCACGCTTAAACAATATGATATTTCGCTGGAACGTTTGGTGAATTTAGGCTATGCGATTGTTCGTCCAGTAAACAAATGGCTGATTATTCCTGTGTTTAATTTCTTGGGAAGGTTTATTGATAGTTATGGTCTTATCATTTTGCTTTTGACCATCTTTATTAAACTGATTGTTTTCCCATTTACTTATAAGTCGTATATCTCTCAGGCAAAAATGCGCGCATTAAAGCCTGAAATTGATGAACTCACAGAGAAGTATGGGAAAGACAAAGCAATGGAGAAACAACAGGCTACCATGGCTCTGTATAAGAAGGCGGGGGTCAACCCAATGGGTGGATGTTTGCCAATGGTTCTGCAAATGCCGATCTTATTTGCCATGTTCTTTTTCTTCCCAACATCAATTGAGTTGAGACAAAAAAGTTTCCTTTGGGCAAACGATCTATCTTCGTTTGATTCAATTTTCAGATTACCATTTGAAATTCCAGTATATGGGGATCATGTAAGTTTATTTTGTTTGTTGATGACAGTTACAACGATCTTCTCAACAAAACTTAATTCACAGGCAACTAGCAGCCAAGCAATGCCGGGTATGCAGACCATGATGTACATTATGCCTCTCATGTTCCTGTTTATCTTGAATAGTTATCCAGCAGGCTTAAGTTATTATTACTTTTTGGCTAACTTAATCACGATTGGTCAAATGTATTTATTCCGCACTCTCATTGACGAGGATAAGATTCGGGTTCAACTTCAGGCGAATAAAAAGAAGGCAGGACCGGCCAAGAAATCTAACTTCCAGAAACGGTTAGAAAAAATGGCAAAAGAAAAGGGAATGCAACTTCCAAAATAA
- a CDS encoding thermonuclease family protein: MMFQYQSEIQKVIDGDTYVIDIDLGLGVWVRGERIRLYGVDTPEVYGVKRTSEEYQLGKASSDFAKSLVKKGTLAIVETIKDEKGKYGRYLAVLYIRVPEDILAGHDQIRAIADFYCLNDLLIAKGLAEPYML, from the coding sequence ATGATGTTTCAATATCAATCTGAAATACAAAAAGTCATTGATGGCGACACTTATGTCATCGATATTGATCTTGGCCTTGGTGTTTGGGTACGCGGCGAACGAATCAGACTGTATGGTGTAGATACCCCCGAAGTTTATGGAGTAAAGAGAACCTCCGAAGAATATCAGCTCGGCAAAGCATCCTCCGATTTTGCCAAATCGTTAGTGAAAAAAGGAACTTTGGCAATCGTCGAAACCATTAAGGATGAAAAAGGCAAGTATGGTCGCTACTTGGCTGTTTTGTATATACGAGTTCCTGAAGATATTTTGGCTGGTCATGATCAAATTCGGGCAATTGCCGATTTTTATTGCCTCAATGATTTACTGATTGCTAAAGGGTTAGCCGAACCATACATGCTATAA
- a CDS encoding antibiotic biosynthesis monooxygenase, with amino-acid sequence MIAETPKPPYYAVIFTSVRTPEDESRYAKMANKMEKLARQQNGFLGIESVRNDLGITVSYWKDLGSIRNWKTQADHLFAQKMGREKWYKCYKTRIALVERDYNFES; translated from the coding sequence ATGATTGCAGAAACTCCAAAGCCTCCTTATTACGCCGTTATTTTTACATCTGTCCGTACACCGGAAGATGAGTCTCGCTATGCAAAAATGGCCAACAAAATGGAAAAACTGGCGAGACAGCAGAACGGCTTTCTGGGAATAGAATCTGTTCGTAATGACTTGGGTATAACTGTGTCCTATTGGAAAGACTTGGGTTCAATCAGAAATTGGAAGACACAAGCCGACCATTTGTTTGCACAGAAGATGGGACGCGAAAAATGGTATAAATGTTACAAAACCAGAATTGCATTGGTAGAACGGGATTACAACTTTGAAAGTTAA
- a CDS encoding Zn-dependent hydrolase, which produces MKRIILSMVIGAGLLAGSCTNKTNEQKEMKSEIAQKADEFIAVKLTTDLSVLSEKEKQMLPLLFKAAEIMNEIFWIEAFGDKEEILSKATSPAMEKFIRVNYGPWERLNNNEPFIVGYGIKPAGANFYPKDMTKAEFEAWDEPSKASLYTLIRRDDDGSLKAIPYHDAFKAKIEEAVVYIRQAAELVEDPGLKKYLELRADALLTDDYYESDLAWLDMKDNTIDFVVGPIENYEDQLYGYKAAHEAFILVKDKVWSQRLEKFAALLPDLQKALPTSEANKSEMPGTDSDLNAYDVVYYAGDCNAGSKTIAINLPNDERVRANKGSRKLQLKNSMKAKFDKILMPITDLLIAEDQRGHVKFDAFFENTMFHEAAHGLGMGNTIDGNQTVRGALKETYSSLEESKADILGLWVVYKLTEMGEFSDKNLMDNFVTFMAGIFRSVRFGAASAHGKANMIRFYYFQEKGAFERDEATGTYRVDFEKMKKAMIDLSDLILTVQAEGDYDAAKAMIGQKGFIRDELQKDLERISEAGIPVDIVFNQGPEALGV; this is translated from the coding sequence ATGAAGAGAATTATTTTATCGATGGTGATTGGTGCAGGTTTGCTTGCCGGATCATGTACCAATAAAACCAATGAACAGAAAGAAATGAAAAGTGAAATTGCTCAAAAAGCTGATGAGTTTATTGCTGTAAAATTGACCACTGATTTATCGGTTTTAAGCGAAAAGGAGAAGCAAATGCTGCCTTTATTGTTTAAGGCTGCTGAAATTATGAATGAAATTTTCTGGATTGAAGCTTTTGGAGACAAAGAAGAAATACTATCCAAAGCAACAAGTCCGGCGATGGAAAAATTCATTAGGGTGAACTATGGTCCGTGGGAACGCTTGAATAATAACGAACCATTTATTGTAGGTTATGGCATAAAGCCTGCCGGAGCAAATTTTTACCCCAAAGATATGACAAAGGCGGAGTTTGAGGCCTGGGATGAACCATCGAAAGCGAGTTTGTATACACTCATTCGACGTGATGATGATGGAAGCCTGAAAGCAATTCCTTATCACGATGCATTTAAAGCGAAAATCGAAGAAGCTGTTGTTTATATTCGTCAAGCTGCGGAATTGGTGGAAGATCCGGGGTTGAAAAAATACCTGGAATTACGGGCCGATGCGTTGTTGACAGATGATTATTACGAAAGTGATCTTGCGTGGTTGGATATGAAAGACAACACCATTGATTTTGTGGTGGGCCCCATCGAAAATTACGAAGACCAACTTTATGGTTACAAAGCAGCACATGAAGCTTTTATTTTGGTAAAAGACAAAGTGTGGAGCCAGAGGCTGGAGAAATTTGCAGCTTTATTGCCCGACCTTCAAAAAGCCCTGCCAACCAGCGAAGCCAATAAAAGTGAAATGCCTGGTACTGATTCTGACCTGAATGCCTATGATGTGGTATATTATGCTGGCGATTGCAATGCCGGAAGTAAAACCATTGCCATCAATTTGCCTAACGACGAACGGGTGCGAGCCAACAAAGGTAGTCGCAAGTTGCAGTTGAAGAATTCGATGAAAGCCAAATTTGATAAAATACTGATGCCAATTACGGATCTGTTAATTGCTGAAGACCAGCGAGGACATGTAAAGTTTGACGCATTTTTTGAAAATACCATGTTTCACGAGGCAGCACATGGTTTAGGAATGGGTAATACTATCGATGGAAATCAAACTGTTCGTGGAGCCTTAAAAGAAACCTATAGCTCGTTGGAAGAAAGTAAGGCTGATATTTTAGGACTTTGGGTCGTTTATAAGTTAACCGAGATGGGCGAGTTTTCCGATAAAAATCTAATGGATAATTTCGTCACCTTTATGGCTGGTATTTTTCGTTCTGTGCGCTTTGGAGCGGCTAGCGCTCACGGAAAAGCCAATATGATCCGCTTTTACTATTTTCAGGAAAAAGGAGCTTTTGAACGTGATGAAGCTACTGGAACTTACCGGGTAGACTTCGAAAAGATGAAGAAGGCGATGATTGATCTTTCAGATTTAATTTTAACCGTTCAGGCTGAAGGTGATTACGATGCGGCAAAGGCCATGATTGGACAAAAAGGCTTTATTCGCGATGAGCTTCAGAAAGATCTGGAGCGGATTTCAGAAGCCGGTATTCCGGTAGACATTGTATTTAACCAAGGTCCTGAAGCTCTAGGGGTGTGA
- a CDS encoding DUF4293 domain-containing protein, with protein MIQRIQTLYILISTSLIGLLFALPFAEIAVSDKFYLFNIQGILHNGQVIENGLPITIFTGIILVLHIAAIFLFKKRILQIRILVFSILLMLGLFGMFYFFTYYSFKGADISFKIAVVFPLIAIILDYLAIRNIGKDEALVRSIDRIR; from the coding sequence ATGATTCAACGTATTCAAACACTTTATATACTTATATCAACCAGTTTGATTGGTTTACTATTTGCATTGCCATTTGCCGAAATTGCAGTGAGCGATAAATTTTACTTGTTTAATATACAAGGGATACTGCACAATGGACAAGTCATTGAAAATGGATTGCCAATCACAATTTTTACAGGCATTATTTTAGTTCTGCATATTGCAGCTATCTTTTTGTTCAAAAAGCGTATTCTTCAAATACGAATATTGGTATTCTCCATTTTACTGATGCTGGGCTTATTTGGTATGTTTTATTTCTTTACCTATTACAGCTTTAAAGGGGCCGATATTAGCTTTAAAATTGCCGTTGTTTTCCCATTAATAGCTATTATTCTCGATTATTTAGCTATCCGAAATATTGGTAAAGATGAAGCATTGGTTCGTTCAATTGACCGGATTCGATAA